The region AGACCTCAATTACAAAAGGAACCAAGACATCCGCCGGCAGGCGCGTTATTGCACTGATGCCAGAAGCCCTTGCAGCTCTCAAAGCTCAAAAGGCATTTACTGAGTTAAAATCTGAATGTGTGTTTGAGGAACCCAGGCAATTGGCACCATTAACCGGCGCCGACCAAATTCGAAAGAATATTTGGTTGCCAGTTATAAAGCGCTCAAAAGTGCGCTACAGGAACCCATATCAGACACGCCATACATTTGCCACCATGATGATAAGCCGTGGTGAAAATCTATGGTGGATCGCTGAGCAAATGGGCCACGATGGCCCCGAAATGCTATTTCGGCATTACGGTAGTTACATCAAGGAACATGACTCCAAAACAGGCAATTCAGGGCATTTCAAATCTGGTCGGAACTAATTCAAATAAGGCAGCAAGCTCACTCGGCTGAACAACGCTGCTTTATTACATTGGAAGACACGGCTCTTTGATTGCTTCCATTTCTCTCAGTGAGCTTAAATAGCTCATCAGTTAAAGCGTAACCACAATCAAGGGCCTGTTGTAGCAACTCATTAGCGTTACAATCTAACAAAATGCCTTTCCCGCTATTCCCAGTCGTCATCCTATAGTCGTAGGCCTTAGTGAGACAACGATCAAGTGGGCTAAAAATCTTCCTTACCAGGTAAAATTCTATCATTGATTCGAATTCCGAATATTGCTGTGAGCCTAATACGCTTCGCACCAGAAGTAGATTTGCTTGATGATCTTTGTTCCACTGAAAATACGCGTCATCATAATTTGTCTTACGCTCGATTGTTTCTTCAAGTGACACGTTTCTTTTCAAAGATGAAGCAAGTAACTCTGCCCTAGATCGCCTTTCATAAACTCTCTTGGCAAGGCTTTGGATTGCAAGCTGATTGATTCTTTGGATCTCTCTAGCCTCTTCTGCTTTTCTAATTGCATGCTCTGTTTCCTGGATGGAAACATTCACGATCATGCCTAACCACAATAACAGTAAAGGAGTTAACACTGAAACAACCAGCTTCACTATTTCCAGTGAAGTCCAAACTTTTCGCTCATTCATACATTTCTTCCTGAAATCAGAAGTGATGCAAATCCTATAGAGATTTTAGCTTACTCGCGGACAATTGCTCATCGATGTACGCTAGATTCGATTAACTTCAGTGTTTAAATGTCAATCAATCGTTCAACGCGACCCAATCTTTAAATTGCCCGCTCCTCGTTACTACTCAACTTTTGAGCGCCTTTGATTTTACTGTCTTTGTCACATTTAACTTTATAGCACTTGTTCTTCTGTGCTTTTTGATAAAACAAAGGCGGCATAGTTATTGTTATGGGCCCATCTTTGGTAATGATGCCCACTAAGTTTCCCTGCTTTAAAATAACTCTTCCATAGACTTTGTCAGGCAAGCTTTTGTCTTTCAGGTGCCTAGTTGAAAATGACACACATTTTATCCAATAGTCACTTTCATCACCACAGAGGTCACTTTGATACTGTTCATATTTCTTTTCCCCAACCTCCTCCCCATGGTGTAATCCAATTAACGGAAAGTACACCCATATAAATATAAATAAGGGTATAAAAAACAAGAATATCAACACAAAGTATGAAACCAAAAAGGCCCAAATTGACTGCTCCATGATTAGAAGCCACTTTACAGGTGGGTAAATTAACCCAAATGCTCTGGGGTATCTTTTTCTGATCGGAACTAAAATCCTCGCCAACCCGCTACGATAAGGGCTCTCTTTTTTCCTTCTCGCTTCCAATGCATTTAAAGTCATCCAAGCTCTGGCTATAAAATATGTAGCTACTAGTATAAAAAGGACGGCTGGGCCAGTTAGCTTTGTCCAAAAGTTAACTGTATTAGCCCCTATTTCTCGGCTGGCGACATAAGTCCATATCAACGTGTCATTCCATTTTATAGGGAAGAACCCAAACTCAAAGCCTAGATTTTCAATGTAGCCTTCATAATAAGCGAGTCCGTATATATACAGTGCATTAGTAATCAGCCCAGAACCGATAAAGACCAGTAGTATTTTTTTCAGTATGTTTTGGTATACAAACTCAGCAGGTTCATCAGGAATGTTATCTGTCCGATCGTTTTGATTTTTAGTATTCATTTATCTTCCTTGCAATTCTTGCAGTCTAGTTGCTAGCCCTTTAAAAGCATCATATCCCTGGCCTGGCTAAGTGATATATGACCAGGCGATAGACGCATTAAAGAATGAATTGCTCTATGGCAATTTGCGCACAAAAGAGCTAAATCAGTAAAGCTAGTTTTCGTTTCTCCTGTAAGGCCAAGTGGTTTCAAATGATGCACTTCAAATACGCTGTCCCTATACTTCGCATCTATACTCGTTGCCCGCTCACCACACAATTCACAGGAAAGTGCCCCCTCCCGCTTTCGTTTTTGGAGAAACTTTTTCCGCAAATCGCTATTTCTTTCTCGCTTAAGGTGCACTCGATATGACACCCCTCCCTCTATTGCACTTGCATGGTCATAACTATCTAGCTTATCTGCTTTAAGAATTTCCAGGCCAGCTTTAATATTGCGAGATAAAGATCGAACACTTTCTGGATCATCGCCGAGCTCTTCCCAAACTTCTCTATCCATCTTTGAAGTATTATTGAGCCCCTTGCCCGTAGCAACAGCCCTTAAATTTGAAGTTTAAAGGCTACACCATCTGGGTTTCTAAATGTTTCTGATCTGGCGTACTCTGCATGAAAAGGAAACGAGCGAAGTAATGAAGATAGTTCCTGAACCCGGATATCAGACTTTGAAGGTATCTTACCTTCAGCCTCCAGGTAGAGCTCAAGAGCGAGTATAGTTTCATCCTTTGTCCATCTAGGATTACCTTGTCCTTTAGTGACAGCCATTCTAACGATCCTGTTTAGTTTTCTCTTTATATGACGATGTTTAATGCCACATCAGTTTGAAAAAATCAATTCAATGGGCAATACTCACTTGTGCAAAAAACTGAAATACAGCCGGCCTTTTGTTAACAATCACAATTGCATCCGAGCAAGTCTGAGCCAACTAAAAAATATGAAATGTCACAAATTCGTCACTTGGTGTGTATGAAGGCGATATTCTTATTTAAATTCAAAAACTTAAAAAATACCTATTTCGGGTTCAAATCCCCCAGCTCCACCAATAAATAAGCCTCCGCATTTGCGGGGGCTTTTTTTATGGGCTTTCCGCAGGTGCACTGCACAATGCAAGACCTGACCCTAGAGCCTTAAGTCTATGATTTAAAGTCATGCAGTCCTCCTATTGTTATGTCCTGCACTACTAAACCTCTTTTTTACAAGGGAAAATACCATTATGCTATCGATAAGAACTTAACTTATATATTAAACCCCAGCAGGCTTTGCTTTCACTTCCTTATATGTCTTCGTTTTGCGTCTAAAGGCGGCTAGATCTATGTCAGCTGTATTAATAGATATTTGTCCTACCCATGAACATGAGAAATAAGTTTGTCATACGGTTGTTTAAAAGGTGCTTGGATTGTTGATCCACCAAACTCACCGATGTTGCAGATTACGACATGTTGATACATGTGCCATTGAAGTGCTGATGCCATATTGTCGAAGGTAGTTACATCTTTGTTGTGTGCAGCTACAACGAATAAATCAGTCTTATCACGCAAATCTGCAGCTAACTTTATATCAGTGGCGTCATAGCATATAGATCCGGTAATACGAAATGGCCCCTCATCGTGGCCGTGGACTTCCAAAATATGCTGGCAAGGTCGATGACTTGTTATACCCAGTAGAACCTCGTTTTGATTCATGTGGTGTTTGCCCTGATCTCTAATCACCCATTGGCGGCCACTTTCTCGATAGTCTGGAATAAACCACCTTGCAATATTTACTAGCTTGCCTTTATGGTCTGTAAATACCAAACCTGCAAAAATAATTGCATTTGTCTTATCTGCTAAGCGCTTAATTAAGTCTTGATCATCTATATGAACCGCAACTTCTGGGAAAACAATTAAATCAGCCGTTGGTTTTTTGTCTTGCTCATCAGCAATTCGTTTAGCCTCTAACGTTTTTAACGTTAGGCTACATATTGAAGCTAAGTGTTCCCGATGTTTTGCACGGATCTTGGGCTGGTTCAACTCAATATCGGAGGGGTTAAAGTCAGTAGTCTTAGGAAGGATTTGTTGAACTGTAACAATTCTAAAGCCTTTGCTGAATTGATTAGGACGATGAACCTCTGTAGGCAGTGCTGGCAATTCGCTTGTTCTACACATTAATTCGTTCAATTTATCCAAGCGTGATTCTATGCAACTCCTGAAAGACTCTAAATCTTGTATCAACTGAACATCTGAGCTTTTTACAAATGATGATTCGAAACCAGGCCACTGAAGACAACGCATTAATAAATCTGAAAACCAGTCACTGACAGTGGCATATTCACCGATCAATGCTTCTGGTGCATGGATCATACCCATACGCCTCTTATACCAGCTACTTCTTAACCCTTTGTAAGTTACAACCTTGCTCGCCTTCCATTGGGTGCCTGTATAATCAGCACCACCTAACACTGACGCTCGCAATATGCTGCCGATCCAATACAGTATAGCCTTCTCTGAGCTACTAGTTGCATCAATCCAAGTTGGTATTAGAAAACGAGGGTCTCTCGATCCAACATTAGCACTCGTCGTGCATATAATAGACTTTATATAGTGCTTCCAAATTTTCTCCCAAGTATCGTTGCCCTCAAAAGCCACATTAATAGAACTTGGCGGCATACCAACAATATTTGGTTTTTCAACTGCAAGATCTAACAATCCTAATGCCAATTTCAGTGCGCCGTGTTCAAATCTAAAGCCATTTAATTCAGAAGTGATGACTTTAGAAAGTAATTGTTTTCTTGGTTTTGGTAGTGAATTTGCAGCAGGTTCAGCCCACTTTAACTGGCTAATCAACGTAGTTAGCTTTTGTTTTTTAAGCTGCTTCCATAACGCTAACCAAAATGGGCCTCCGCGTTTAGCAAATACAGCTAAAGCAGCAAGTTTCTTATCTCCTAATGGTGAGATGTTTTCAATAAATAACGACGCGTAATTATCAAAATGTCCTGTGATTTGGCCGGCGACTTCAAATAATGCGGCTCTCTGAGAGCTGAACTCTTCGGGGTTATTAGCTAGGATCTTGTGTAAAGACTGCTGGATAGAATCAGCACCTAGCTCAATAAGTACAGGCTTATTAACTACAGCCAGTAGCATTAACGCTTGGCGCTTAACAAACATTGACTTAGCTGCGCTAGGAATAATCTTTTGAGCATATCTGACTATTAGCTCAATTACAGAGTTCGGCTCTAGTTTAGCGGGATATTTTATAACTTGAAAATAGCCGTTGAAGTCACTTGCACACCTGAACAAGTCTGCTAATAAATAATCCATCATCGCAGCGGTTGTAGAGTCTTTGCCTTTTTTAGCGTTGCTAAAACTACTACGTTGATAAATCGATTCCAATACAGGCTCAAACAAATCAGCATCAGGGTAAACTTCTATAGCTTTTCTTAAAACCAACCCCAAAGAAGGATCTTTCATCCATGCAACAATTAGCTTTTTAGCCAGTAATTCATTCTCTGCCTCTGCCAAAGTAACTTTCGATTCGTCACCATCAAAACTCATTTTTCGCTTGCTACGAACAATTGATTCAAGTCTGTTCGCAGCGAACCGTTTTAAAGTATCGGATCTAATATCATGATCGAAATTTGCAATCGACAACAAGCTAGCATCAGGCGTACTGTCCTCTAAAAAGCTTAGAGATTCATTCTCAATAGTTAATAGGTTTTCTAAAACGCCAGTAATAGAATCAATAGAGTCTCTATCAGTTGGGCCACTTAACTCGCTCTGTAAAAGCTTAATTCTATTTGCCATGCTACCTTTATTATCAAGGTCAGATAACAAGTTTACTTTGGTCTTTTTGTCATTTATTTTTAGCTTCTTTCCACCGTGTGATACCAGTTTTTTTTCAATAAACTGGTTCACGGCTTTTGAAATTGCTGAGATTGACTGATTGTCAGCAGACACTACAAGCCTTAGATCATCAACATATCGACAGTAGTCATGCAAAGTAACACCCGTCACTTTATCAACTTGCTTGCTAATAAAAGAGCCAACTTCTTTATCAAAGAGGTTCAGGTAAGCATTAGCGAAAAAGCCAGCTGACACTAACCCTTGAGGTAACCCCAATTTGATAGCTGCGTCATCTAAATTGAGTTTTTTAGCGGAAGCTATATCTTCAGGGCGCCACTTCCAAGCAAATACACCTCTTAATTTATTCCAAAAGTCATCCTGCAATTCATGACCAAATTCAACGGCTAACTCTTGTAAACGCTCAATTAATATATCGATGTCAATTGTATTGTAGAACTTAGACAAGTCTAAATTCACAACATATACGTCTTCATTACCTGAACTAACATTGGCTACTTCACGGCCTATTTCTAGTGGGCGATTTAAAAAGTTTTGATAGTCAGTAAAGAATTTACGATAAGTTTCGCTGTTGCCCCACCGAAACCAAGCTTTATCCTCTTTGTTCCAATCACATAGTAACCGATTGCCATAACTATAAACTTTCTTATTTCTGGCTTTTTCAAATGGTAGGTATTCACACTTACCCTGGGCTGTTTCAACGGCATCCGCCAAACACATCATCGCAGCTGTAGCCCAAGTTTGATCTCTTATAGTTAAGTGGGCTAAAGGTCTAATAGGTAATTTTGTTTTACCTTCAGCGTCCTTTCGGTCACCTTTAAATTGCCAGCCATTTTCTGATATCGCCCAATCTTCACTTTTAGCAGCGGGCACTAATTCCAAGTCATTTAATGGTTTGCCATCTAATAGGGCTTTAGCCCATATCTTGGCATTTTCCTCGATTGTTAGAGCTGAAATATCAAGTGCTAATGTATCCGCGTACCAGTTGAAAGACCGTATATAACCATGCGTTTTCTTCCATGCTTGGGCAATAACAACTTCATCGGTTAAATAATCTATAGAAGGTTTTAATGCGCGGTATTTTTCGTTAATTAGTTTCATTTAACGTCCTTGTTGCTGTTTGGCTAGTTGACTAATGACAATGAAATAGAGTCGGCTAAAAATGCTTGGGTTGATTTTGCTGCTTGAAGCTTTAATTTTAACTCGTCACATAAACTTAAAAGCTGGTTCAGCTTGTAATTAACTCTTTTCATTTCGGCTTCAGGTGCAATAGCTACAAGCATACTTTTCATGATCGTTCCATTTACATTTGCTTGCCCGCATTGTTGCTTAAGATGGGGGACAATTTGAGTTTTCCTAAATATTGGGGTTTGCATATTCAAGTTTAAGAATTCTGGCAAAAAATTGTCTTTTAAGGTTCTTATACGAATTAAATATGATGCATATGTGTACGCAGAGTCAGCACCTTCATATATCCCCGTTTTACCGACTAGTTCAGCACTATTTGTTCTGTTATAGAGCAAATCTCTTGATTCCAAATAAAGTTCAGGGAGTGATTCAACATCAGACGGAACCACCTTCTGAACATCCAAAATTACTTTCCCTTCTTGAATCTGTCCCATTGCCAATACAGGCACGCCATCAATATTTTCACTAGACTTATCAGACAAGCCGTAGTCCGTCCTCAATGATGCATTTCCAATACGGCTCCACTCCCATCCCACTGGAAGCTCGAAAGGCTTTTCATCCTCTGATATTGGTAGAAGTGCTTTTTGCTTTTTAATTTTCTTATTTTTGATTAGCTTTTCTTTTTCTTGAGCTATTCGTTCTAACAATGCTGACGCGGGTTCGTCATTGGGGTCTTGTTTTACTAGTTTACCCATCACCGCGAGTTGCAGGATGGTTTGTTTTAGTTGGTCGATGCTGTCTTCTGTGGTGAATAAAGTGTCGAAGTGCTCGCTGATGCGCTGCCAACTTTCGTTTAGCTCCTCAGCGTCTTTGGCGTTGGTAAGCGTCGCTAATAACGTTTCAACCAGTGTTTTATGTGCTTCAATACTAGATTCTGTTTTAGACTCAAGTTGATCACAAAGAGCCATCATCTCATTAACTTTTGTTACTATCCGAGATTGCTCAGCCAAAGGAGGTAACGCTAAAAGATTCTCGTTAAGAATTTTGAAATGACGGCCATATCCGCGACTTTCCAAATCAAAGCTACACAAACTTAGATAAAAAAAGTCTGGTTCAATAAGGATTGGGCATAAAATTTTGGTGCCATCAGCGCCAGCCACGAAATCAAAATTAATCAACTTTATATTTCGAGTATGATCACCAAAGACAATAACATCGTTGGGTATTTTAATTAGTACCGATTCATCATTTGTATAGCCTGAAATAAACTCTTGGCCTTGATCGACGACTGGATACAGACCTTCTTCTGACATTTCGGTTTTCTTTAACTTTTTACCGCCAGGAGAAATTGGATAATAAGCTTCTGTAAGAGGCATAAACTTCCAACTTCTGGGAAGCTTATGGGGATAATTTTCTTCAGAAGCAGGCTGTTTAGCTTTGATTTTCTTAAATACTTTATCTTTAATGAGCTTTTGCTTAATAATCTCAATTTTCTCTATTAACTTTTCAGCTGGTTCGTCATTTGAGTCTTGCTGAACAAGCTTCCCTCTAACCGCTAGCTGTAAGATCAACTCTCTCAGTTTTTTAATCCCATAAAGTTCAAGCTTATTTGAGCTGCCTCTGCCTGATGCAGATTTGGTTTTAATTGCCGATGTCCAAATATCGAGGTTTTCGGTAATAACGCTTTCTACAGACATTAAGCTTTACCCTCATTATTTGATGAAAGTGCATCCGCCAGAATGTCTTTTAGTTGGTCACGCAGTTTTTGAATACCTTTTTGCTGAGTTTGATATTGCTCAAGTAGTTCATCAGGGTCGTGACTTACTTGTTCACCAACATGCGGGTTTTTAATGTCAAAATTGAAAATGGCATTAAAAATAGCATCACCTTGTGATTGCTCGGCATTAGCACGTTTTAATAGCTCTTCTCTTTGCGCTTTTAGAGAATCTACTTTTTCTTTAAGCAGTTTCTTGGCTTTGTCATCAATTGCTGAGTCAGATGATTTCAGCGCATCGATTTCGGCTTTAACCTTTTCAGCTTCTGCCTTGGTGTTTTCAGCTTTGTCCCAATGCGGTTTTGCATCTGCTTCCGCGGCTTTGCGCTTAGCGACAAAATCGACTTTCCAGGCTTGTTCATTTTCAACACGGCTGGCAAAACCATCGCTTTCTTCACCCCACCACTGAATTTCAGTTTCAAATTCTTCGAACTTCATTGGTTTAGTTTTAGAGTAATTTTTAACGCCTTCTGGATATGGGTGTTCATAGAACCAGATATCTTTTGTTGGCTGGCCTTTGGTGAAAAATAGGATGTTAGTTTTAATACCCGTATACGGGTTAAATACGCCGTTAGGTAATCTTAAGATTGTGTGAAGATTACATTCTTCGGTTAACAGCTTTTTGATTTTGGTTTTAACACCTTCTCCAAATAATGTGCCATCTGGTAATACTACTGCTGCGCGGCCGCCATCTTTTAACACTTCTACAATGAGCTGTAAGAATAAGTCTGCCGTTTCACGGGTTTGCATTTCAGCAGGGAAGTTCTTTTCGATACCATCTTCTTCCGTACCACCGAATGGTGGGTTGGTCACAATAACGTCGAAGTCGCTGTCCCAGCTGGATAGTGGTTTATTCAAAGTGTTGTCATGCTTAACTTGCACAGGTACTTCAATTCCGTGCAGCATCATATTGGTTGTGGCTAATAAATGCGGTAGCTGTTTCTTTTCAACTCCGTGAATTTGGCTTTGCAGCGTTTTATGGTCAGCACCTGTTTTCACATAGTTATTTTTTACGTGATCTACCGAGCAAGCGAGGAAACCACCCGTACCACAAGCTGGGTCGAACACTTGCTCACCTAACTTAGGATCAATACGATTTACCATAAAGCGTGTTACCGCACGAGGGGTATAGAATTCACCTGCATTACCTGCGCTTTGTAAGTCTCGTAAGATTTGCTCGTAGATATCACCAAATAAATGGCGCTCTTTAGAGTCAGTGAAATCAACTTCATTGAGTTTGTTGATCACTTGACGCAATAACGTACCGTTTTTCATGTAGTTAAATGCGTCTGAGAATGCTTCTCTAACAACGAAACCACGTGGATTTTTATCAATTGGTGCTGTTAAGTTTTTTAACGTTGGGAATAAATCGTCATTAATAAACTCTAGTAACTCGTCACCTGTGATCCCTTCGGAGTCAGCCGCCCAGTTACGCCATAGGTATTGCTCTGGAATTGGCTCGCGATAGTCATCTAATTCAAATTCAAGCTCTTCTTCTTGTGCGTCGAAGATCTTTAAGAAGAGTAACCAGGATAACTGACCTAAACGCTGTGCGTCACCATCAACACCCGCATCTTTGCGCATGATGTCTTGAATCGATTTTATAACTGTACTAACTGACATTAATTTTATTCTCTAATTCTGAGCTTCTTGTACTACTAGCTAACTGAATTCCTTTGAAGCCTTTGTAAGGCGACACTTTAATATTTAGTGTTAGGCTTGTTTTTCAGGCATAGCTTCGTAAATTGCTTTTTCTAATTCGGTAATTGCCGCTTCATATTGCTTTGCTCCGCCGAAACCTTTTTTCGCAAGTTCTAACGGGCGACCAAGCTCCACCACTTTTCCTGTTTTAAGGGCATCTTTACTTTCAATGGCAGCAACGCCTTCATCACTGTATTTATTTAACAGTTCATTAAGGACGGTTTGGGCTAGATCGCCATATTTGGTGAAGTAATTGCGCTTTTTAACATTGTTTGCGCGTTCTTTTCGCGTTAGTGGCGGCTGGTCAAAAACAACATGGCAAATCATATCAAATGGGTCTAATTCTTTCCCCACTTCTTGCTCTAAAACTTCCCAAATTATGCCTTCAGCTGCAAGTTCATCAATAACCGCTTGCTTGCGCTCGGCTTCATCCCAGCGTTTTACAAACTCATCAAGAGAGCTAAAGGTTTTTGTGAGGGTTTTGCGGGTGTAATCTTTAAAAGATTCGGTAACAAGCTTGCCGTCTTCATCATAGTATTGAACACGTTCACCCAGTTTTTTAACTGAAACGCCGTTAACGTGGTATTTATTTACCTTTTGTGCTTCTTCGCCCCAATCATCACCGTGGATTTCACCAGATGGGTAGCCGGCTTCAGTTTCATCTGAAGATATATCGTAATCGGTATCTGGATGTTTAATTTCACCAAACTCATCATCAATTATTGGGTCATTATCTTCAATTACATCATCAAAGTCAGATTCAGGATCGTTAATATCATCAGGCTTTGTTGATATTACTTTTTCTGGTATACCGTCAAATCGCTCGTCGGCAAATAGTTCAGTGGCTTTCTTAAAATCTAAGATTGTAAACCATAACTTGCCAAATTTATCATCTATACGAGTACCGCGCCCAATGATTTGCTTGAACTTGGTCATAGACTGAATGTTTTGATCAAGTACAACTAACTTACAGGTTTTGGCATCAACACCTGTTGTCATAAGCTCAGAAGTTGTAGCAATTACAGGATAAGGCTTTTTAGGGTTAATAAAATAGTCTAGCTGTGCTTTACCAACTGCATCATCACCTGTGATTTTCATCACATACTTATCGTTTTTAGCCACTTGTTCTGGATTACAGTTCACAAGCGCTCGGCGCATTCGCTCTGCATGATCTATGTCGTTACAAAACACGATGGCTTTAGACATGGGATCAGTTCGCTTAAGGTAATTGGTGATGGTTTCTGCAACAAGTTGCGTGCGCTCATCTATTACCATTGTGCGATCAAAATCTTTTTGGTTATAGATACGGTCTTCAATTACATGGCCGTTTTTATCAACCATTCCCTTAGTTGGTCGCCAACCTTGTAGATCGACATCTATATCAACACGAACAACTTTGTATGGCGCTAAAAACCCATCTTCAATACCTTGTTTTAATGAATATTGATAAACAGGCTCGCCAAAGTAATCGATATTAGAAACTTCATCAGTCTCTTTTGGTGTCGCCGTTAGACCAACTTGGGTCGCTGAGCTGAAGTATTCGAGTATTTCTCGCCAAGCGCTGTCTTCTGATGCACTCCCTCTGTGACACTCATCGATGATGATGAGGTCGAAGAAATCTGGGTCAACTTGCTTGTATGCTTTTTGGCATTCTTCTGGGCCTGTTAGTGCTTGGTATAGTGCTAAATGAACTTCATATGCAGGGTCTACCTTTCTGCCAGTGATTTTAGTCATCGCTTGACCAAAAGGCTGGAAGTCATTGGTGCGAGTTTGATCGACTAATACGTTTCTATCGGCTAAAAACAATATTCGTTTTTTTGCTTTTGCTTTCCATAAGCGCCAGATAATTTGAAAAGCCGTATAGGTTTTACCCGTGCCTGTTGCCATGACCAATAAAATGCGATCTTGACCTGATGAAACAGCTTCAACCGTTTTGTTTATTGCTTGTAGCTGATAGTAACGCGGAGATTTTCCAGAACCATCATCATAGTAATCTTGTGTGATTATAGGTAGTTGAGCTGGTTGGTAACCTTTGTATGTGCAGTATTTATCCCAAAGCTGTGCGGGTGTTGGGAAATCTTCTAATGTTATTTCTGACTCTAATTGTGCAGGATTGGTTTTATCGTGGAATACGAAGCCGTCGCCATTACTGGCAAATATAAATGGCACATCTAATAAATTGGCATAATCTAAACCTTGCTGCATCCCTTTGCCAATTTCGTGTTTATTGGCTTTCGCCTCAATGACAGCGAGCGGGATAGACGGCTTATGATAAAGAACAATATCAGCACTTTTAACTGTTTTACGTGCAGCAGCCATACCACGAACTATGACTTTACCGTCTCGAAGTTTCACTTCTTGGCGAATTTGCGTCAT is a window of Pseudoalteromonas sp. R3 DNA encoding:
- a CDS encoding DEAD/DEAH box helicase family protein — its product is MSPINKKALSETDIISKFIMPAVKKAGWDDMTQIRQEVKLRDGKVIVRGMAAARKTVKSADIVLYHKPSIPLAVIEAKANKHEIGKGMQQGLDYANLLDVPFIFASNGDGFVFHDKTNPAQLESEITLEDFPTPAQLWDKYCTYKGYQPAQLPIITQDYYDDGSGKSPRYYQLQAINKTVEAVSSGQDRILLVMATGTGKTYTAFQIIWRLWKAKAKKRILFLADRNVLVDQTRTNDFQPFGQAMTKITGRKVDPAYEVHLALYQALTGPEECQKAYKQVDPDFFDLIIIDECHRGSASEDSAWREILEYFSSATQVGLTATPKETDEVSNIDYFGEPVYQYSLKQGIEDGFLAPYKVVRVDIDVDLQGWRPTKGMVDKNGHVIEDRIYNQKDFDRTMVIDERTQLVAETITNYLKRTDPMSKAIVFCNDIDHAERMRRALVNCNPEQVAKNDKYVMKITGDDAVGKAQLDYFINPKKPYPVIATTSELMTTGVDAKTCKLVVLDQNIQSMTKFKQIIGRGTRIDDKFGKLWFTILDFKKATELFADERFDGIPEKVISTKPDDINDPESDFDDVIEDNDPIIDDEFGEIKHPDTDYDISSDETEAGYPSGEIHGDDWGEEAQKVNKYHVNGVSVKKLGERVQYYDEDGKLVTESFKDYTRKTLTKTFSSLDEFVKRWDEAERKQAVIDELAAEGIIWEVLEQEVGKELDPFDMICHVVFDQPPLTRKERANNVKKRNYFTKYGDLAQTVLNELLNKYSDEGVAAIESKDALKTGKVVELGRPLELAKKGFGGAKQYEAAITELEKAIYEAMPEKQA